Genomic segment of Brachyhypopomus gauderio isolate BG-103 chromosome 10, BGAUD_0.2, whole genome shotgun sequence:
GTGATCTTAATCTGTGGGTATTTAAATTTAGACTGCATAGTTACTGGCCAAAGGCTGACCAAATATCTACCAGCCAAATTTAATTTTAAAACTCCATAGAAATGAAGCTATTTACACTATTTTGTCCAGTATATACAGATTACAGATGTActattgttattgttgctgATTGTTTCACAATTATGAAGGCAGAGTTTTGAGGCAGAGTGAAAAAATGATTATGGTTGCATCTGAGTCCTATCTGTTCCCTGTCAGGACTGCCCTCTTGCCTGGGTGAACACAATGGTGTTTGATTACAAAGACCAGCTGAAGACTGGGGAGTTCTTGCTGTCCACTTGGCCTTCAGCTCCAGGTGCTGATCATTTCTGATGTACTTAAagatcaacaacaataacaacgaCAATAATAACATCCACCTCACCATTTGTAGATGACAAAGGGGATCTTCTGAATCCTATGGGCACCGTGGAGAGGAACCCCAACATTGACAGCACTGCTGGCCTTCTCATTCGCTTCCCCAGTTTcagaccacaccccctctaTTACCCTCCCCTCGAAAAAGTAagccagacccagacccagaccccCCAACCTCAACCGTATCAACAATGTCCCCTCACTGTGAACTGCGATAGCCAAACGCTTCCATTTTCAGATGCATGGTTTCtgtcattttttgttttttattcttttctgtTGTTTCCCTTTTTAGTTGAGTGACCCCGAGATAAATGGTGAAAAGGTCGTTGCTACTAAAGAGGAGGTAAGAGactggtgttttgtttgtgagAGTGGGACGTCAGAGTTCATAACGCTGATAGCATAGGACAGGACTACATATCACTTCTGTGCTCACACTCTTCTCATTGCTGTGCCCAGCACCTGAAACTGAAAGAGATAGTGGACAATAAAAACCACACCGAGGTCTTTGAAGATGAGAAAGACCTACTGTGGAAGCTGCGTTGGGAGGCCAGATCTCGCTACCCAGAAAGCCTTTCGAAACTCCTCCTCATCACCAAGTGGAATAAACACGAGGACGTAGCTCAGGTACGTGCGCCAGTCAGTGGACCACTCAGGTGAGCCAGAGGAGACTCCACCTGTCAGTCGTCATCTTACTCCTTGCTTTATGAAATAGGCAACAAAAAAACCCCATCTGTTTAAAAGTAACACCCTAAGTATGCTCTGACAAAAAAACCAACGGAAAAATCCCTCAGCTCAGACACTCATCCCCTTTGTGCATTAATAAAAATCACTGACCTGCAGTGCCACCTCAGAAACGGAAGGAGTTTGGAGAAATAGCCTTTTTCTCACCGACGTGCACAACTTCGTGTTTCAGATGGTGTGTCTGCTGCGTAGGTGGCCTGACCTGCCGCCACTCCACGCCCTCGAGTTGCTGGACTACACCTTCCCCGACCCCCACGTCCGCTCCTTCACCACACGCTGCCTGAGGAAGCTGAGGTGGGTGCCTGTCTCGCTGTCTCGGCCACGGTCAGGACAGTTTTCGTGTGCTGTGCTGCGTTTTTACAGCGCAGTGACCTTTGCCGTCACTCTGATTCTGCACGCTTTTACTGTACAGGACTTAAGGAGCAAGGGCGTGATGAAAGTGCTTCTGTGCCATTAAGTTCCATGTTCCTTATTCCGTGCTGACTTCTGCTCCCATTGCATTTTAGCCGATCTATACCTTCACGGTTTATCCCTTTAAGAACTATCCCTTTAAGGACAGCAGCTGGGGCAGATGGTTCTGTTTGTGAGGCCAGACGTGAAATTAGAGAAATCTTTGTCATCACATTCTCTATCTCCATCAACAGCGACGAAGAGCTTTTTCAGTACCTCCTGCAGCTGGTGCAGGTTCTAAAATATGAGTCATACCTTGACTGTGACTTGACCACTTTCCTCCTGGAGAGAGCTCTGTCCAACAAGAAGATAGGCCACTTCTTGTTTTGGCATCTTAGGTAAGCTTCAGATGCGCCAAAGGACTTCATGTTGTACCCACAGGGAGCTCCACGCACCTGACTGCCATGGTTTCTCCCTGCAGGTCAGAAATGCATGTGGCCTCTGTGAGTCTGAGGTTTGGCCTCATCCTGGAAGCCTACTGCAGAGGAAGCATCTACCACATAAAAAGCCTAATGAAACAGGTCAGTCCAGCAAGAGAAGTCATTGTCCATGTGCCCCGTCTGGTTGTGCTTCCCAGTATCTACCACAGCGTCCTGCAGATGGACTTGAATCGTTCACAGGGTGTACGCTTCAAAAACTGTTTACTCAGTTCAGTAGCAGATCGAAAACGATGGTCTTAAAAGTGTCACCGCATTGTGAATTATTTAGAAGTGATCACAGGGATGCTGTGTAGTGTCCTCTGAatgttacaaaataaaagtcagggAGAAGTATGGGCTGTAGATTAGGAGGTCTGGAcagcagtgttcagtgtgtggcAAACTCACAGCATTTAGTTAACATCTAACCGTGTACACTATAAACCTGCGGTATATTCAGTATAGGCCCTgaatctgaatgtgtgtgtgtgactgtgtgtgtgtgtgtgtgtgtgtgtgttctgctcccTCCTCTTCAGAATGAGGCACTAAATAAAATGAAGGCCCTGAATGACTTTGTAAAGTCAGGCAGCCAGAAGTCTACCTCCAGAATGCAGATCACAGAAGACATGAAGCTGTGTATTAAGCAGGACGCGTACATGGAGGCGCTGTCTGACGTTGTGTCTCCACTCAATCCCAGCAGCGTCCTCTCCGAAATCTGGTACCACTCGCATCTCACCCAGTCCTGCACGGCACAACAGATTATGGTGCAAGAGAGTAACTGTAATGACACGATTAGTTATTTGGCAGTGACTCCATATGTAATAATCCTCACATGGAGAATTTGAGAATACCAAATGAGTGATTTATATATTTCacaatttgtttgttttactgatGATTTTTCAGTAGCAGGGGTTCTTTTGCTGAATGTCATTTTATGCTAGTTTTCAGCAGTTGAGTAATTTTATTTTCCTGTTGTTACTCAGATGATGGTACAGATAGCATGAATAACTGGAACCGTTTGTCGATGTTTGTCATAGCCAGAATCTTGCACAAAAATATTGTTTGGTGATTAACAGTTTATGTACATAATAATAAGACTATTCTGTTTCATTTGTATGTGTCAGATCTAAATTTAAAAATCACtattatttaaaaatgcatataATTTATGTAATTTTACTTCATCGGGGGATTGTCTTTAAAATATGACATGCTTCAAATCTATAATTATATGAAACTGTATGAAATAAGAAATTCGTTTGTCTAAATCTTTGTGGTAAGGAaagtttttgtatttttgtatttttgcctCAGCCCAGACAGGTGCAAATTCATGGACTCTAAGATGAAACCCCTCTGGCTGATGTACAGGAACAAGCGGGACCACTCAGACACCGTGGGCATCATCTTCAAGAACGGAGATGGTATGGAgatggtctctctccctttctcgcTCAGCCGCACACAtagcacagatacacacacacacacacgtgtgcaagTCTGAGTCTTTTTCATGCCCATTTCAGATCTGAGGCAGGATATGCTAACCCTCCAAATGATACAGCTGATGGATGTCTTATGGAAGACAGAAGGGTTGGACCTTAGGTTAGTAgttatttaattaaatttcTAACTTCTGGAGTGTGTGAACTTACAGCAGACTTGCAAATAAACTAAGATTTAGATTTCTATTCAGTGTAATAATGTTTTAGCAGAAATCGCTTTTTAAAGTAATGAAAGCTATGAAGATGTGGACGCTGTAGCTGTAGTCAGGGCCCGTTGGGACGGCTCTCCCAGCTGGTCTGGCTCTCCCAGTCAGTCTGGCTCTCCCAGTCAGTCTGGCTCTCCCAGTCACTCTGGCTCTCCCAGTCAGTCTGCCCTCATgtcttcctctgtcctctgtcctctgtctgttGGCTGCGGGACACAGAATGATCCCGTACGGCTGCCTGTCCACGGGAAACAAGACGGGCCTGATCGAGGTGGTGAAGAACGCGGACACCATCGCCAACATCCAGAGGAACAGCAGCAACAACGCAGCCACCGCCGCCTTCAACAAAGACGCGCTCCTCAACTGGCTGAAGTCTAAGAACCCCGAGTGAGTTCTCCAGCCTCCCGCCGGCTACGCGCCTCGCTGTGCTAAGTGTGGAACCTGCAAGCGGCCGACACCCTGCAGACCACTGCGCTACAGATAATCGCTTAGTCCCATCACACGCTCTTATCTCTCTGCTGTGTGATGTCTGTCCACAATGCAGCACAGAGCAGCTTTCTGCCTGACTCATCCATCGACCACAACTGACTTGAGCACTCCACGTGCAAACTGCCTACACATTTATAGGCTCGGCTGCACAACTGTTAGGCCATGCTCGCTTTCGCGATGGCCCGAGCTGCGTGCGCTGTAGTGTGGCAGCACAGGAAGGCGATTTTGCACCGCAAGACATTGTTTTCGAGGCCTCTGTTGTGCGTGCTGGTTTCAGAGAGGAGAGTTTCAGCCTGATGGGTAGGTCCCGACCAGGCCGGCGGTCATGGCCGTCGTCCCCCCCCAGGTTTCAGTAGATAGGGGGCAGGGCCCTACTCACAGGCCTGTGTGATATTCCAGCAATATTTTTGCGTTTATGATAGCGACAGTACAGCGGTTGAGATCTGTCTGAATTTGTGTGAGTGAATATGCATCTATCATGACCTCAGTTGACCTTGTTATGTGTGCTGTCTCTGCATGTGTAGTACAAACCACTGTGAACCATTACTAATTTTCTCATTTTACTCAATTACATTTAAAATCAAAGTTCTCTTAACTATTTGGTTTACAGCATTATGCAAATTTAACCCACCATAAACTTTAGCATTATTAATCCATatgtattatttttaaaatgttcatttGAAGTGCAACCCATGAGAAAATTGGCCATTGTGAAATTTTAGAGACAAGAACAACAAAAATGGTCTATGTTATAAAATTTAAAATGGTCACATGGTCAAAAGAAGGAAATACATGGTTTTCCATTAGTTTGCAAAATGGTTGTACAGTTTAAACAATATAAGTCAAACACCAAAAGGTATTTTTAGATATTTAGCTCAGTCTTTACAGTACAACAATGACTGCATTACTGACTAAATTGATTTCAAACTTTTAGACCAAGGGACAGTGTATTTGGTTACAGATTTTTCCAGTCTTTGTTGGTGTATACACATGAgcgctgtttttttttctgttggcTATCGATTTTGAACTGGAAGACCATTGATTGGTACTTATGAAATGAGAAACCTGTTCCCATTATAGAAGTATCATCCCACTCCTCTGAGATGTGGTTCCTGGGAAGAAACGCTTGCTTGTCTTATGCAGAGGTGCAAGGCACGTTCAGGATAGAGAGTGAAGAGTTTAATACGCTCGAATGTGTTGGTGTTAAGCATTATCTATTATTTATTATGCGTTTCACTGTGGACTGAAAGGAAACGTGTGGCATGCTAAATATTTAAAACGCACCCTTGCATGGCAGTTATGTGTACCATTGTTTGTTTTGAGAGCTTTTTGATCGGTGGTTTCTGATGAGTAGACAAGGTCAAATTGAAAGTGCGTTTCTAACTTTCCAAGATGCCCACGCATCCTTGTTCTAGCGTTTTCTGAAGTGTGCGGTGTCTCTCTTGAGGAGAGTCCAGTGAGGTAATGAATCTGGTGTAAGACAGGTTACGCCATGAGGGGCAGAGCACATGCAGGGGACTCATTAAATATTTACCTGTAATATTAATACAGTGTGTCATTAGGGGACGGTCTCATCACTTACGGTAAACAGATTCAGCCACAGCATTGTGTTAAAATGTTTAACTGCTAAATCAATGgggaacatttgtgtgtgtgtgtggtcatgtgagtaggtgggtgttttttttttccataaagAGATACATAGGCAATAGAAGGAGCAGAAGAAGGATATACAGACCAATATAAGGTGAAAGGCTAAAACTATTTTATCTCGTGTTTGCAAACAGGGATAAACTGGACCAGGCCATTGAGGAGTTCACACTTTCCTGTGCAGGCTATTGTGTAGCTACGTATGTTCTGGGAATTGGAGATCGCCATAATGACAACATCATGATCAGGGAGAACGGCCAGGTAAGAAGAAAGCCTGTGAAAAATTATGGTCCCTTGTGACAAGATTGAGAGATTTTACCCTTCCTGCAGTAAtattacacaccacacagaggcaCTAGAGAGCAGTATTCTATATATTGTCTTATCTATTGGTTCTATCTAGATCCCAGCAAACACGTAGAACATTTCTGCTGGTCagaaattaaatataaaatctGGATAATGTTGATGTGCCAACATGGCTGCTTATGTAGATGTATTTGTCTAAATATAACCAATGCTCATGGTCTGGATATTATTCCTGCCTTTAAATGCTTGTTCCTCTCATTTGTAGTTATTCCATATAGACTTTGGGCATTTTCTGGGGAACTTCAAGGCAAAGTTTGGGATCAACAGAGAACGTGTGCCTTTCATTCTGACATATGACTTCGTCCACGTGATTCAGCAGGGACGGACCAATAACAGCGAGAAGTTTGAACGGTCAGTGCACCAACTCAGAAAGAGCTTGGCTCATGCCCCACATATCACACGGCTGGCTACACAGCTGGATAGCCCAAACCCCCAGCACCCATCGGTTCTGACTGTATTGTCGGTCTGTCACCAGTCCTCTCCCTGTTTTGGCCAGGCAAGATGTGTTCCTACAGAAACATGTTCTTGAACTACCTGAGAATCTTATGACAAACCCCAGACACCATTTATAGTGAAGTTACTACTCATGTATTTTCATTCATGAGTTGGACTCAACCTTCAGATAACACTCCACTGGACTGAGATCAAAAGGTTTACAGACATCCCACGCAGATGACAGAAGCCAAAATGAACTCAAATTCAAATTAGTGTGTTGTCACAAGTCAGTTTTACAGAAATCATATTTACATAGATTTCAGGTCAGGAACCTTGAGACGAACCAAGCCTCAGAAGTCTATATGTTCTTCTGGTCCATACCGTGTTTCAAACTAATAACAAATAAAGTATAAAGTTACTTTTGCTTTTAAATGAAACTTTATATGAACTTAGAATGGTAGCTTATACGTCAAGAAATTGCTAACAAATATTTTGCAGAAGTATTTAAATCATTCAGTAAGAATCAATTAGTAGTTCTATTAGTAGACTATAACAAGAGAGTCAATGTTATAGGCAAACCTGCGTAGACCCCTGAGAGTAGCAGGATGGCAGGTTCAACATCTCATTTCAGCTTAACAATTTTTTTGTCTGTGAACCCCAAGATCTCCcccttttatttgaaatgaaaACGTCCAAAAGATTGACTAAACAAATAAGTTTTAAGAATGTGTCTACGGTGAGTTCTACGTAGAATAAGTTCTACAGTGGCCGGGAAGTGTTTGTGGGGTTTTGTGTAGGAAGTCTTTGAAGCGTTTACAAGAGCAGACAGAAGGAGATTCTCAGTCACCTAAACCACTTATAACtgttaatgaaagtaagtggACGGTAAAGACAAGCTAGCTAGCTCCAAATACTTCCTACAAGACAAACAAAAGCATGCCAACTGGCTAAAATGAGTTCCACAAACTTTACTGCCTATTTATTGACACAAAGGTCAGCAAAAAACACTTCCTGTGTATTTAAATCATAACCTTTTTACGTCTGATTCtgcatttgtaaatttgtaaaTATTGTTACACAtcttgtaaatttatttgtttgtacTTTTGTCATTTTGTTTCCTAAAATGTCAATTTGTCTTGCCCTTCTCAGCCACCATAGCTTTGTTGAACCTTGGTAGGTTATTCCAAAGCTGAGGAGATTTGTATGAAATATCTACAACCTGTTGTAATGTTCTTAATTATAGGTACTAATAGGTAACAGCACTTTGTAGTCTAGGCGTGACAGTTCATAATTGGAAATAATCTAGACACTGAAGAGCAAAACTGTTTGACAGGCAGACAATGCAGTGACGATATTGTTGAGGAAATGTGGTCAGATTTTCTGGTTATCGTAAAGACTCTATCTTCCAGATTCTGGACTAAATCCAGAACTTAAAACAATGTGTTGAGACGCACACAGATACCTGGAGATACCTGATAACTGGAAAACTGTCTGTGTGCTCCACAGATTTCGCGAATGCTGCGAACAGGCGTATAAGATCCTGTGTCGTAATGGAACTCTGTTTGTGAACCTGTTTGCCTTGATGAGAGCCGCAGGACTGCCCGAGCTCAGCTCCTCCAAAGACATCCAGTATCTGAAGGTAAGGACCGCTCACGACCTTCACACAAAGGACAACAGAATAGAGTTTAAGTACAGATCTCTAGTTCCGAAAAAGCCATTCAGGATCTAAGCCACAATTATCAAGgggataatgttttttttttaaagaacagaACTCAAAGAGATGGTTTATTTATAGAGATGATTTATTTAAGGGTTTCTTTGGAATCGTGAGTAACAGACAGTGACGTAAGTAAGCTGGCTTGGTCAATATGCTGATTTAACAGGAACAATAGAACAGCGCTAGGACTGACAGGATTTTTTACGTCTCTTAAGGACTCTTTAGCACTGGGCAGATCTGAAGAAGAGGCTTTGAAGAATTTTAAAGTGAAGTTCAACGAAGCTCTGAGGGAGAGCTGGAAGACCAAGGTGAACTGGATGATGCACACTGTAGCCAAAGACAACAGATGAACAGCATGTTCACGAGAAGCTTCTGTGAACCAGCGATCCCAGGAGTCATGTTTAAACCTGGACTTGAACTATTGGACTACTTTCAGGAGGGGGAACTGCTCTGCCATCTTTTCATTTGGCTTTGCGTTAATATTTATGTATGCATTTTAAAATTGTGTGAAAATTTAATAtgtattaaatatttaaataaatatatggaAAAATGATCTACAACCAAACCAAGCCATAAACTCAACAAATGTAATCATTGGCTACCCTCTAATTTACTGCTGTCACTGACCTGATGCTTAATAACGGCAAGGCACTGAAGAATATGCTGAAATAATGTGAACTGAACGGTAGTacgtatttacattttttaagtgTACAGTATGGAGTGACTACCAGTCAGGAGAAGGAAACACATAGTCAGTGTTTCATAGAGTttacattaatttttttaactCTTTAAACTTAATTTTTACTTGAATACTTCAGCTGtaaatattttgttttgtgttgtatTTGGTATTTAAAGTTTTGAGCAGTATTTTGGATTATGTCCAATTATATGTACAATATAAGATTATTCATAATTGTGTTTTTTAATGATTTATATTTGTTTGATAATCCTGACCATTGGAATGAAACGTATGGCATTTCTTAGCTAAACACTGGTGTTAGCGTATGTCGTGCAGTACTGGGTATATGTGCACTCCATGAAGACAGATCAGTTGAATTGATCTACCTCTATGATTAACTTCAGGACAAGGAGAGAGAAAGTATGTTAACCACTTAGAGATTATTTGAACAGTTGCACTTGTATTAGTTTGTGCCTATGTTCACGAGTAACTACATTCACACACGGTTTTGTTACTGGTGTTACTAGAGGATTACTGTCAAATAGAAGTCCTGGTCCCTTTTTAAATATTTAGGGTCAGATGTGTATAATGGATATTTTGGTTGTAAATCTGGCTATTCTGGTGGGTTTGACAATACCTTGTACCATATGTAGGGATGGGACCAGTGATTTGAATGAATGGCAATGATAATGTTTCTCTTACATGCTCCTGTTAGAGAGCTTTGATTGGTTGGAGAGGAGTGTGATTAATGTAAAGCTTGGATGTTGAAGAAGACACTTAATCAGTGTTTATCTAATCACCAGGACTCTTAGAAACATCCTCAGTTTCTTTGTGTAAAAAGTAGAGCAGAAAAATTTAACATTTTCAAAATTGCATAGCTGTTACATGTGTGGATCCTGAGTAGCAATTGTTGTACCATcggtttttttatttattaatttttttttttcatagaaTATTCAACAAAAGGGGACAGAAAGTGTGACTGGAATATGTATGTGCCTAATATTTGTTTTCACAATGAACAAGCCATTCTCTGTGTAATCCTTGTGTGCAAGGTGTTGCTAAGTAATCAATGCATTGTTTGCTAAATAAATGCTTTGAATGTCATAAAGGAATTCACATGAATGTAAACGATTCAGCGGATCGATTTGGATCACTGAGTTGCCTGCTTACTTGGTTGTGTTATTCTAAGCAGTTTGCTTAGAGTGTATTTGGGGAAGGACTCAAGAACACTAGATGTTTTCTAAAATAATCCTGAAAGGAACTAGCACACAGTGTAAGGAGATGGGCATGAAACCTGTTCACAATACAGCCCATAAATTGTCTGACAGAAAGGCAACATTTTGTCGGCTCTGTACTCTTGCCATGTTGGATTTAAAATGATACAGCAACATTGAGATTTAAGAGCAGAATACTGGGTGTACTATGTGTACTATGTGTACTATGTGTACTATGTAACCTCTTGTACTGGGTGAAGTGTGTATGAATCACAACGCATTTTCCTTCACATTTCAGTTCAACTGTTTCTTCATGAGCTGCATTGTTGCATATTAAGTTAATGCACAAGTTAGACAGACGAAGGCCTCGAATCGATTGTTGAAGTGGAATCTGCACCTGGAATGTGCACCTGCACATTTTTGTTCACACACCTAAAGCACAGATGCATAGATACCAGTATAGCAGGGTCCTGTGAGGCTATAAGAACAGGCCTCAAGCAGAAAAGTCCCAGGAGGCACGTTTAGAATCATTTTAATTTACCAGGCACGTTGCACAGGAATTGGTccgggtgtgtgcgtgtgacttCAAATAGACGGACACAGTttttacacatacacagagtGCACAGAATATAGAATGTGCTAAAGCACTAAGgagctttttttttaaattaaaggtGTAATAGAATGGGAAAAT
This window contains:
- the pik3cd gene encoding phosphatidylinositol 4,5-bisphosphate 3-kinase catalytic subunit delta isoform isoform X2; this encodes MPPGLYGMQDVWEQEGRERVTMEFLLPTGIYLSFPVARSDTISAIKKMVWKNAQSEPLFGVLSDPDAYVFTCINLTAEREELEDEGRRLCDVRPFMPILRLVAREGDRVEKLINTQISLLIGKGLHEFDTQKNHEVNEFRAKIRSFCEENAQERQRLPWHQWMKYNFPCDLEPISMVAQSGKSCSVKKLLVNVKFEASEESFMLQLDPQDLPVVLMQNALRKKATVFRPLKQEKAEDYTLQVNGRWEFIYGNSPLCQFKYIFSCLYGGTKPHLTMVHHSTLIKYQEEQVGLNNQVSKSRSLSKPPPLPLKKNTSSLWSIYEPFCIHLVQGTRVNTDEGMKLLVQVGLFHGGELLCKVVTSNEVNVCSEPVWDQKLHFDINLCDLPRMSRLCFALYGVLEKTKKQRSTKKKNKKADCPLAWVNTMVFDYKDQLKTGEFLLSTWPSAPDDKGDLLNPMGTVERNPNIDSTAGLLIRFPSFRPHPLYYPPLEKLSDPEINGEKVVATKEEHLKLKEIVDNKNHTEVFEDEKDLLWKLRWEARSRYPESLSKLLLITKWNKHEDVAQMVCLLRRWPDLPPLHALELLDYTFPDPHVRSFTTRCLRKLSDEELFQYLLQLVQVLKYESYLDCDLTTFLLERALSNKKIGHFLFWHLRSEMHVASVSLRFGLILEAYCRGSIYHIKSLMKQNEALNKMKALNDFVKSGSQKSTSRMQITEDMKLCIKQDAYMEALSDVVSPLNPSSVLSEICPDRCKFMDSKMKPLWLMYRNKRDHSDTVGIIFKNGDDLRQDMLTLQMIQLMDVLWKTEGLDLRMIPYGCLSTGNKTGLIEVVKNADTIANIQRNSSNNAATAAFNKDALLNWLKSKNPEDKLDQAIEEFTLSCAGYCVATYVLGIGDRHNDNIMIRENGQLFHIDFGHFLGNFKAKFGINRERVPFILTYDFVHVIQQGRTNNSEKFERFRECCEQAYKILCRNGTLFVNLFALMRAAGLPELSSSKDIQYLKDSLALGRSEEEALKNFKVKFNEALRESWKTKVNWMMHTVAKDNR
- the pik3cd gene encoding phosphatidylinositol 4,5-bisphosphate 3-kinase catalytic subunit delta isoform isoform X1; translated protein: MPPGLYGMQDVWEQEGRERVTMEFLLPTGIYLSFPVARSDTISAIKKMVWKNAQSEPLFGVLSDPDAYVFTCINLTAEREELEDEGRRLCDVRPFMPILRLVAREGDRVEKLINTQISLLIGKGLHEFDTQKNHEVNEFRAKIRSFCEENAQERQRLPWHQWMKYNFPCDLEPISMVAQSGKSCSVKKLLVNVKFEASEESFMLQLDPQDLPVVLMQNALRKKATVFRPLKQEKAEDYTLQVNGRWEFIYGNSPLCQFKYIFSCLYGGTKPHLTMVHHSTLIKYQEEQVGLNNQVSKSRSLSKPPPLPLKKQNTSSLWSIYEPFCIHLVQGTRVNTDEGMKLLVQVGLFHGGELLCKVVTSNEVNVCSEPVWDQKLHFDINLCDLPRMSRLCFALYGVLEKTKKQRSTKKKNKKADCPLAWVNTMVFDYKDQLKTGEFLLSTWPSAPDDKGDLLNPMGTVERNPNIDSTAGLLIRFPSFRPHPLYYPPLEKLSDPEINGEKVVATKEEHLKLKEIVDNKNHTEVFEDEKDLLWKLRWEARSRYPESLSKLLLITKWNKHEDVAQMVCLLRRWPDLPPLHALELLDYTFPDPHVRSFTTRCLRKLSDEELFQYLLQLVQVLKYESYLDCDLTTFLLERALSNKKIGHFLFWHLRSEMHVASVSLRFGLILEAYCRGSIYHIKSLMKQNEALNKMKALNDFVKSGSQKSTSRMQITEDMKLCIKQDAYMEALSDVVSPLNPSSVLSEICPDRCKFMDSKMKPLWLMYRNKRDHSDTVGIIFKNGDDLRQDMLTLQMIQLMDVLWKTEGLDLRMIPYGCLSTGNKTGLIEVVKNADTIANIQRNSSNNAATAAFNKDALLNWLKSKNPEDKLDQAIEEFTLSCAGYCVATYVLGIGDRHNDNIMIRENGQLFHIDFGHFLGNFKAKFGINRERVPFILTYDFVHVIQQGRTNNSEKFERFRECCEQAYKILCRNGTLFVNLFALMRAAGLPELSSSKDIQYLKDSLALGRSEEEALKNFKVKFNEALRESWKTKVNWMMHTVAKDNR